Genomic DNA from Leishmania donovani BPK282A1 complete genome, chromosome 32:
TTGTGTGTTCCTCTTAattttgtttgtttcgcgAAGTATTTCTCTtgtctgtttttttttgtggttACCTGTTTTGTTCGTGTCGCCTCGTCTTCGGAATTTTGCTGTCGTTCTCTTCGGTGTAatttcgtgtgcgtgtgcgcgtgtcttcttttttttttcgctggtCTAGCCTTTTTCCTCTCGTGTTCTCTTGCGTtttgtctgtctctctctctctctggaccttttccctctcctgttttctctgtctgtgcACAGCAACAACTCTGTTCCgagtgctgctgttgctcgctctctgtgttCTTTTCCCTTCGCTTTTTCAACTGTgttgcccctctctctctctaccgACGAGGACGTGCTCATTTCGGTCTGCGCGCTTGTATGCGGTCACCCTCAAGCTTTCTCTATGGTGGGCCACATTGTTGCACCTCGAGTACTCTGGGTCGTTGATctcgtgtgtttgtgtgggcGACCCCTTCTCACAAGACGTCCCCGCGTGTACCAGGCTACcattttctctcttttttttttgaaggGCATCGCGGGAGGGCACGCCTCtacgcccctctccctctgccttccCACAACGGTAAGCATAcaggcgtgtgtgcacgggAGCAAGCCTACGACCAGGtccggctgccgcgcggcggATAGGAAAGCTAGCAACAGTGCAGAGCACCTGGTttccaaaagaaaaacgatTTTTGTGGATAGCGCTCCCAATCGCCACTGGAAGCGTCGCCAAGAATGATCTCGATACCGGTAATGACAGATGAGACCGTGGTGCGGTACCACTCGAACAtgaacggcggcggtgttgctgcGGAGGAGAACGGCGACTATCACACCGCGGCTGACGCAGCAGGGCGTGGCGATGGCGTagaagcagcgacagcggccgccgcaccgccgacAGCGATGGACTACTACGATCAGTCGCTTTCTAGTTCTCCCACTTCTCCAGtcagaggaggcggtgcgttcgcagcgccggcgcagtACACCGCCGCTGTaccctgcagctgcagcatccTTGACGTCGGTACTGACCCGGCTCCCATTGCGGCCCCAGTAGATGTTGCCCCGCCGGAGATGCCCCCGCTAGCCCAGCTGTGCGCACTCGCGCTGCAATACCGCTGTGACCTGAGCCAAGAGACGGACCAGAATATTCGCTCGTGCTTtcacagcagccgcgtccCCAGTATCTCCCTCTGGGACTACGTACGACGCTTTGCCAAGTACTCTGTCTGTAGCGAGGAGTGCTTTATCTTAGCCATGGTTCTGATGGATCGGTACGTCTGCAAAACCAGAATCCCGATCACCCTTCGCAACGTGCATCGACTCTACATCACCGCCATGACGCTGAGTGTGAAGCTGCGCGACGACTCCTATTACAGCAATGCCTACTACGCCAGCATTGGGGGCGTGGTGAATGCGGAACTAAATGTGCTGGAGCTAGAGTTGCTTGATATTGTGCAGTGGTTCACGTGGGTAGAGAAGTCCGTGTACGATGCTTACGTAGCTCGGCTAGAGGCACTCTTCGGCGATGCGATGCCGAAGCGGTTGGTAGCATCGCCGACAAAGTAGCGGACTGAGGCGTTCCGTGAGGATTTTGCGGAAAGAGATCCCCACTAACCTGCTCGTCGGAAGgtgttcgttttttttttttcgttgtgcCCCCATTGCCCGCCGTCTCACTCTATCCCTAACTGTTCTGTCGAACTATTCTTAACTGTTGTAGTTTCtgtttttattttttttttcctttgtcGGTGCTGTCGGTACGATATCTTGTGTCTCTTATAGCTTGTTTCTGCCCCTCTGCTTGTCCTTACGTACTACTCTGTTGGTTTCAcacaccctctctctccttttttgtCGTTGTCATGCGTGCCGTCATCCATTGCCTATcctttccccttctccccttttcGCCATTCTCGCCGTAAATTTCCGAAACAGAATCTGTAGGAGCTCTCTAATTttcacgcacgcgtgcgagaATATGCTCGGGTGAagcggcgcacagcaccgACAAAGAGATTCTTTCTtgtgtatgtctgtgtgttggtaaggcgaggtggtggcagtggtggtgggggagggtgagCAGCAGGGCCCCCTGGACACCGACATACAGAAAGGCACATACCATGTAACTGTATTTGTTTTTGTGCGGTGCGCGCCtgccggggggggggtggagtgTATGTACACTTCGCTGTTCTAAGCGGGCCCacgaacgcacgcacacacgcacgcacgtacccccctcctcccccccccacacacacacacgccaatGCTGGGTGCTGGCGGTGTGCGGCTCCATGCCCAGGCATATATATAATGAATTTTGATGCTACgctttgttgtttgttttcaCAGGTTGTtcctttttctgtgtgtAACTTGTTTTATGGAGTCGCTTTCagttttccttttttttttgtcttcttCGCGTTGGTGCTGTTTGGTGATTGCGTtgctcttttccttctcctctctcaccCTATATGTGTTTCTTTCGTTGTTATTTCCGTTTCTTTATGCCATACCACTAATGGAAGCAGTTGGTGATACGGGAAGCCGAAGAGAAGGTAGACGAGTCGGGGTAAGTATGCAGAAGTATCGTAGTGCTCATCGGTTTCGTAGGGCACCGGCAGAACCGTGTGGAGGGACAAGAGGCTGCTGGCGACtgcgaaagagaaggagagagcgtAGCGAGGTTGCCAACCTCAGCACTCTAATGCATCTCAGTGACTGTGTGCTCTCTTTCATTGGAAGTTCGTGTGTTGAGACTTCTccgctttctcttcgtctgCACTTCTGCGGTGCCCCGCcttgcgcttgtgtgtgtttgtgtgaaTTCCTGtaccc
This window encodes:
- a CDS encoding CYC2-like cyclin, putative gives rise to the protein MPPLAQLCALALQYRCDLSQETDQNIRSCFHSSRVPSISLWDYVRRFAKYSVCSEECFILAMVLMDRYVCKTRIPITLRNVHRLYITAMTLSVKLRDDSYYSNAYYASIGGVVNAELNVLELELLDIVQWFTWVEKSVYDAYVARLEALFGDAMPKRLVASPTK